The Shewanella pealeana ATCC 700345 genome contains the following window.
TATTTAAGGATAGCGTCACCAGTAAGTCTGCCACCAGAGCTACTTTTGCACAGCTCTTCTATATAGGCACTGAGTCGCTGCTTTTGAATTGAGCTCAAGTAGCTATCACGACCTCTATTCTTTTTGGCATCCAATCCCTTGAGAGTGCTCGAAAGATACTTAGTTATTTCCCTTAAGAAAAGCGCAATGGCAACTAATCGCATGCGCTTACGTGGTTCTTTTTCGGGTCTTGACAAAGCCAGGATTTTTCAGCGCTGTAATTTTTCGAGTGAGGATTAGAGTTATTTGTGAGGCCTTTATTAGATCACAACTTATACTAATCGGTATTATTGTTAATCTGACGGCTTTCGCATCAGTAAAATCATCGCGAAGGTGACGGCTAAGAGTGCGGGTATGGCATAGCCCCAGCTTATTTCAATAGTGTCTGCAGTGAGTAATACAAATACGGGAATTAAAAATATGTAGGCGGAAATTTGTTCTGGGGCTAACTTCACACTGGCTTTTTGAAACAGGAAAAAGCTAATCGCCGTGGCAAAAATAGCTAGGTATAAAGTTGCTAACCATGAATTAGCCGAAACTTGCTTCCAGTCATAGGCCACAATATCAGGCAATAATGACACGGATAAAATTAAGCTTGCTGCTATTAAGCTCCAGCCGGTGAAGACCATAAAGTTTTCTTGTCGATAACAGGCTTTGATGACTAATGGGTTCGCTGCCATAGCAACGCAGCCAATCATGAAAAGGCTGTAGCCCGAGTTCCAGGTTATATCAACACTTGAACTGCCTGCTTGTTGCATGACTAAAGCTAACGCACCAGCAAAACCTAATCCCAACGCCGCCCAGTTAGTTAACTTACCCATGTTCCTGTTAACTATAACCACAATTATGGCTGTAATGAGTGGTACGCATGTGTACAAGGCACTGGTTGCAAACGCGGTCGTTTGAGTCAGAGCACTGAACATCGCCGTAAAGTACATTAGTGAAGGTAAACTTACTAAGATGTAGCGCAGTAAACTTTTTTTACTTGGTAATTTTAGTTGGCGAGTTAGCGCCAGCAAAAAAGTAAAAAGTATCGCCGCGATGACATATCTAAGCCAGGTTGCGATCATTGGCGGAACTTCTAGCATCAGCTGCTTGCCGATAGGGAAGGTCATAGCGATCACAAAGGTGAAGATTAACATCTGTAGGTGTGGCAAAGCGGACTTAAACATTTTTAAACCTTCAATAAAAAAGGGCGGAATTCCGCCCTTAACTTACATTAGCCTATGGCTTAATTGGCTAAAGAGAAGAATATACCTGCAATCGCAGCACTCATTAAGTTAGAGCAAGTCGCAGCAACTACGGTGCGTAAGCCGTACTTGGCGATGAAGTCTGTTCTTGATGGACACAATGTACCTAGTCCGCCAATTAAGATCCCCATAGAAGCTAAGTTTGCAAAGCCACACAGTGCAAAGCTAATAATAACTTTACTCTTTTCTTGAAGTACTTGCAGTCCTGCTGCAGTCACTTCTGTTGAGTCTTTTAGGTATGGAGCAAGATCACTGTAGGCAACAAACTCGTTGACGATAAGCTTCTTTCCAATCATAGATCCAGCAATGGCCATATCGGCAGCTGGAACACCTAGTAAAAAGGCTAACGGTGCAAAGATCCAGCCTAAGATCCCTTCAAGAGACAGTTGTAGGCCGACCATGTCACCAAAACCGCCTAGTAGGTTATTCACCAGAGTAACCAGACCAATCATAGCGATTAACATCGCACCGATAGCCGCCGCAAGTTTAAGACCACTCGCTGCGCCTTCGCCTGCTGCCGCTAATACGTTTACCGGAGGCTTCTCATCAAATTGAATCTTGCTATCCATTGTGTAGGTCGGAGTGCTAGTTTCAGGAAGGATTAACTTAGCAAACAGAACACCACCAGGAGCTGCCATAAATGATGCAGCAAGTAGGTATTCCATATCAACGCCCATCATGGCGTAGCCAGCAAGTACAGTGCCTGAAACGGATGCCATACCACCGCACATAACAGCGAAGAACTCAGAGTCGCTCATCTTCGCCATATAAGGCTTAATTACGAGTGGTGCTTCACTTTGACCGACGAAAATATTAGACACTGCAGACATAGACTCAGGCTGTGAGGTGCCTAGAAGTTTAGCCATGCCACCACCAATGATACGGATGATAAACTGCATAATGCCAAGATAGTAAAGCACAGCAATTAGGGCTGAGAAGAACACTACTAATGGCAGCACGTTAAGTGCAAATACAAAGCCTATCCCTTCAACCGAGAAGTTAACTAGATTGCCAAATAGGAAGCGAATACCCGCTTTACCGCTATCAAGCACCACATGCACGCCGTGAGACATAGATTCAAGTGCTTGGCGACCAACTGGTACATAGAGTACAAACGCACCAATTAACACTTGTAAGCCTAGTGCCGCACCAACTGTACGTAGTTTAATTGAACGTCGACTAACTGAGCACGCGAAGCCTATGCCTAAAAGCACTAGCATGCCGATAAATCCCATGAACATCATAGTCCTATCCTCTACGCTTTCTTAACGCTATCGACGAATGCATTGATTAGCTGTAAGAAGTCACTTTCAGCCAGTTTTGCACACTTAAGAGTTTGCTCATGTGATAGCTTCACATCACCTAAGCCTTCAGCCATGTTGGTGATCGCACAGATAGCAAGTACGGGTAGATCGCAATGCGCTGCAGAGATAACTTCTGGTACGACTGACATGCCTACTACATCTCCACCGATGATTTGCATCATGCGAATTTCAGCAGCGGTTTCGAAACAGGGACCTGGGTAAGAAACAAAAATGCCTTGGTTGAGTACGATATTTTGTGTTTTAGCTATGCCTAAAGCTTGCTCGCGTAAATCTTTGTCATAGGCATTGGCAAGACTGAAGAAACGTGGACCGTACTTGTCGTCATTAGGTCCTGTCATTGGGGTGCTTGGCATGGTGTTTATGTGATCTGAGAACACAACGAGAGAGCCAACATCGATGCGATCTGGACGTAAAGAGCCCGCAGCATTGGTAACTAATAACATCTCGCAACCCAGCGTCTTGAAAGTGCGCACGGGTGTCGTCATGACTTTCATTGACTCATGTTCATAGAAGTGACCACGGCCCTTCATACAAGCAACAGGTACGCCGTTTAGGTAACCAAGTACCAACTCACCACTGTGACCTTCAACGGTGCTAACAGGGAAACCATCAAGCTCTTGATAACCGATGCTAACTTTATCTTCGAGTTTATCGGCAAGCACTCCTAGACCAGAGCCTAAGATCATCGCAATCTGTGGCTTAAAACCTGGTTTGTACTTTTCGATGGTAGCAATAGCGTTCGGGACTGGATCGTACAGAGACATTTTTATTCCTAATTGGATTTGTTATTGGGCTCACGATATTCCCAAGCTATTTTGATTAAAATCGCTAAAATCGACTCTAATGTGCTGATTTTCGGCACAATAACTGGCTCGGCAATTTTAGGAGTGAAATTGGTTATTTAAAGCATTGAATATTGCTTTATCGCGCAGTTATTACGCCAAAGTAGTGCTATTTACTGTAATGAAATGGATACAAAATTTGTGAACAATGACCATAGCGTAATACCGCTAGATTTAAAGAGTCTTTATTGGGCTGAGCGTATTAGCATGAAAATGCTGAGGTATTTTTATGTGGCCAGCCATAGTAAAACCTTAACTCAAGCCGCGCAGCGGCTACACATATCAAAGTCTCCCTTGAGTGCTCAGATGCGAGAACTTGAAGCGATTCTAGGAGTGAAGTTATTTAACCGTGAACAAAGAAGTATTCAACTGACATCGACAGGGTTGATGTTGCGCCATGAGTGTCAGTCGATTTTTAGCGTGATGGAAACCTCAGTAAATAAAGTGACCCAATACGCGAGAGAAACCCAAGGGCATCTACGTTTGGGGATTGTGAGTTCAGTATTTTGGGCCGGGTTTGGCTATGCCTGTCAGCAGTTGAAAACTCAATATCCAAGTATTCAATTTGAGTTTTTGGAATTATCGCCACAAGAGCAGAAAGTCGCACTGTTTAATAATGAAATTGATATCGGCTTTGTTCGCTACGCGGATACGTTGGATATCACGCCGTTAGAGTCCTGCAATTTATATTGTGAGTCGATGGTGATTGCGTTATCGGATAAGCATGAGCTTAGTAAAAGAGCCCAACTTTGTTTGTCTGAACTTGCCACTGAAAAGTTTGTCATTATGAGTCAGAAAAACTCAGCATCTGCGCAATTAGTGGTTAATCACTGCATCAAGGAAGGCTTTTTACCGCAGATAACTCAAGAGGTGGTAGAGCCGATGACATTAATGAATGTGATTGAAAGTCATGCTGGGATCTCCGTTGTTCCCCACAGTTTTAGTCGTCAGAGCTGGAAGCATGTTCGCTTCGTATCGCTTGAGCAGGAGATCATTGCCAATATTTGCGCTGTGTACAACCCGCAAAAAATGACCGCAGAAAAGCAGGCGCTTATTCAGTCGCTACATCAGTTTATGAACCTAGAGGCCTCCAAACAAGTCTAATGAAGAGACTAATAAAAAAGCCCACTTTCATGTAGTGGGCTTAAGTTCATATTGAGATCGATTACTTGTCTTCAATTCGCTTTTTAAAGGCTTTTCGCGTTTCTTCATCGGCCTGTTGGTACCAGAAATCGAGCATCTGGCCAACATTTATCTGCTCGCTTTTTTTACTTTGTTTAGTCGCTGTTGCTGCACTCACACTCACTGCAGTGGCAACAGGAATAGCTGTTTGCGGCGTTGAAATTGTTGCTGGCTTAATGTTTAGCGACGCTTTTTGATCTGTAACGTTATAGGCTGCCATCTCAACTTCATAGTCTCGACCTAGTTGCAGACCTTTTTTTATCAGCATCCCCAATTCAAAGGCTACCGCATTGCTGTTTTGGTCTTCCAGTGTCACTTCTGGGGACTGATTAAACTTGTTAGCTGCGCTGTTGGAGCGAACTCGTGGCATAGATAGATAGAGTTGAGCATCACTTTCATCGAACTTGATGACAATTACATCTGATTGGAACTGGTTTTGAGAGCCTTGCTGTTGGTAACGCCCAAGATATCTAAATGCAATCTGGTTGAGACCATTATTCAGGCTTAGTTTTTCACGTCCGTTAGCATCGACCCCGTTTACTAGTACGAGTTCTGAGTTTGAAGGCATTGTGAGGGTGACTTCAGCTAACGCCGATGTGGTAACCAATAGAAGAGCACTACTCAAGGCACTACTTAAGACAAGACCATAACGCTTCATTCGGGATCCTAATTTCAATTAAAGTCCTCTTTATAGCAGAAGGACGCTGAATTTGCATCGCAAGATAATTTTATTACAAACTTGTATGCAAATGCTTGGATATTAATAACAGTTTATCCATTTTTTTATGGGTATAATTATTACAAATGCCGTAGAGGGAATGTCTGTGCTAACTAAAATCTTGATCACCCTACTTATTATCGTTGGGGCCATGGTTTATATGCGTAAACCGAGAGAAAAGGGTGTCCGAGCCAGTACCAAAGAGCTAGGTAAGAATATAAAGCTTCGTATCGCAGCCTATGTGTTGATCAGCTTATCACTCACTGCAACTGCAGCATATTGGTACTGGGACTGGAGTGATGGCAATAAAGTTGTCAGTGTGACCATAGTGTCACCAATGAGTAATGAGTCGGTTGTTTACCAAGTAAGGAAGAAAGATATTGCTAGCAATGAGATAACAACTATTAACGGTATTCGCATTAGATTGTCCAATCAGGAGCGAATTATTGTCGCGAACACGGTAAATAAGTAATCCTCATGGGTTTTCTTTTAGTGATCCCTTTGCAATACCACATTATAAGGTAGAATGGCCCACGTTTTTTTGTCCTAACGATTTGCTATATGTGTTTATAAGGAGGAGCTATGATAACAGCCTATGCCTATGAGGATCGTAAACTTACGATTATCGAATTGAGCATGAAGGACAACATCCCTCCCGGTATCATCTGGCTGGACTTATATAAACCTGACGAGCAGGAAAGAGAGTGGTTAAGTGGCTTTTCTGTTGAAGATGTGCAGGATGAAGAGGACATCAATGAGATTGAGGCTTCAGCCCGTTTTTACCAGAATAAAGATGGACTGCACATCAACTCTTTGTTCCCGCAACGTGCGGGGCAAGATGTCAAAGGGGTCAATGTCTCCTTTAATCTACGTAAAAACTTTCTGCTAACCATTCGTGAGGAAGACGTAGGCCTGATCCGACTGCTGCGAAATTACCTAAGACTTGGTAAAATTGAAGCGAGTACACCTGAAACCCTATTATTAGAATTGTTTAATCTTAAAGTGGACTACCTCTCTGACTTAATTGAGGATGTATATACCGTTCTTGAGAATGTGAGCGAAGAGGTGTTTAAGAATGAAGAGCTTGATAATGTATTTAAGCTTATCACTCGACAGGAAGATTCAAACGGTAAAATTCGTTTAAGTCTGCTTGATACCCAACGTTCATTAAGGTTTATGCAGAAGTATTACCGTGCTCAACTATCTGATGATGAGCTTAAAGATCTGCGTGAAATGCTTTCAGATATCGAGTCTTTAATGCCTCATAGCCAGTTTATTTTCGATAAGCTGAACTTCTTACTCGATGCAGCTATGGGTTTTAGTGGATTACAACAGAATAAAATCATTAAAATTTTCTCAGTTGC
Protein-coding sequences here:
- a CDS encoding YccT family protein; the protein is MKRYGLVLSSALSSALLLVTTSALAEVTLTMPSNSELVLVNGVDANGREKLSLNNGLNQIAFRYLGRYQQQGSQNQFQSDVIVIKFDESDAQLYLSMPRVRSNSAANKFNQSPEVTLEDQNSNAVAFELGMLIKKGLQLGRDYEVEMAAYNVTDQKASLNIKPATISTPQTAIPVATAVSVSAATATKQSKKSEQINVGQMLDFWYQQADEETRKAFKKRIEDK
- a CDS encoding DMT family transporter produces the protein MFKSALPHLQMLIFTFVIAMTFPIGKQLMLEVPPMIATWLRYVIAAILFTFLLALTRQLKLPSKKSLLRYILVSLPSLMYFTAMFSALTQTTAFATSALYTCVPLITAIIVVIVNRNMGKLTNWAALGLGFAGALALVMQQAGSSSVDITWNSGYSLFMIGCVAMAANPLVIKACYRQENFMVFTGWSLIAASLILSVSLLPDIVAYDWKQVSANSWLATLYLAIFATAISFFLFQKASVKLAPEQISAYIFLIPVFVLLTADTIEISWGYAIPALLAVTFAMILLMRKPSD
- the xapA gene encoding xanthosine phosphorylase, which gives rise to MSLYDPVPNAIATIEKYKPGFKPQIAMILGSGLGVLADKLEDKVSIGYQELDGFPVSTVEGHSGELVLGYLNGVPVACMKGRGHFYEHESMKVMTTPVRTFKTLGCEMLLVTNAAGSLRPDRIDVGSLVVFSDHINTMPSTPMTGPNDDKYGPRFFSLANAYDKDLREQALGIAKTQNIVLNQGIFVSYPGPCFETAAEIRMMQIIGGDVVGMSVVPEVISAAHCDLPVLAICAITNMAEGLGDVKLSHEQTLKCAKLAESDFLQLINAFVDSVKKA
- the corA gene encoding magnesium/cobalt transporter CorA; translated protein: MITAYAYEDRKLTIIELSMKDNIPPGIIWLDLYKPDEQEREWLSGFSVEDVQDEEDINEIEASARFYQNKDGLHINSLFPQRAGQDVKGVNVSFNLRKNFLLTIREEDVGLIRLLRNYLRLGKIEASTPETLLLELFNLKVDYLSDLIEDVYTVLENVSEEVFKNEELDNVFKLITRQEDSNGKIRLSLLDTQRSLRFMQKYYRAQLSDDELKDLREMLSDIESLMPHSQFIFDKLNFLLDAAMGFSGLQQNKIIKIFSVAAVVFLPPTVIASSYGMNFVNMPELDWRFGYPMAIAMMFGSAAGTYLFFKRKGWL
- a CDS encoding NupC/NupG family nucleoside CNT transporter; this translates as MMFMGFIGMLVLLGIGFACSVSRRSIKLRTVGAALGLQVLIGAFVLYVPVGRQALESMSHGVHVVLDSGKAGIRFLFGNLVNFSVEGIGFVFALNVLPLVVFFSALIAVLYYLGIMQFIIRIIGGGMAKLLGTSQPESMSAVSNIFVGQSEAPLVIKPYMAKMSDSEFFAVMCGGMASVSGTVLAGYAMMGVDMEYLLAASFMAAPGGVLFAKLILPETSTPTYTMDSKIQFDEKPPVNVLAAAGEGAASGLKLAAAIGAMLIAMIGLVTLVNNLLGGFGDMVGLQLSLEGILGWIFAPLAFLLGVPAADMAIAGSMIGKKLIVNEFVAYSDLAPYLKDSTEVTAAGLQVLQEKSKVIISFALCGFANLASMGILIGGLGTLCPSRTDFIAKYGLRTVVAATCSNLMSAAIAGIFFSLAN
- a CDS encoding LysR family transcriptional regulator, producing the protein MDTKFVNNDHSVIPLDLKSLYWAERISMKMLRYFYVASHSKTLTQAAQRLHISKSPLSAQMRELEAILGVKLFNREQRSIQLTSTGLMLRHECQSIFSVMETSVNKVTQYARETQGHLRLGIVSSVFWAGFGYACQQLKTQYPSIQFEFLELSPQEQKVALFNNEIDIGFVRYADTLDITPLESCNLYCESMVIALSDKHELSKRAQLCLSELATEKFVIMSQKNSASAQLVVNHCIKEGFLPQITQEVVEPMTLMNVIESHAGISVVPHSFSRQSWKHVRFVSLEQEIIANICAVYNPQKMTAEKQALIQSLHQFMNLEASKQV